From the genome of Phytohabitans rumicis, one region includes:
- a CDS encoding amidohydrolase family protein, with product MNRVVDVHTHVVPKGWPDLSVEAGGTGWPWLRLDSEREAMIMVGETEFRPIGANCWDPPTRLSDMDDDGVDVQVVSPTPVFFSYERPAAQAIKVARIFNDLTLECATAGGPRLVPFCQVPLQDPDAACAELDRCLAAGHAGVEIGNHVGDRDLDDPGIVAFLRHCAEVGAPVFVHPWDMPDGPRLDRWMARWLTGMPAETHLSVLAMILGGVFDEVPETLRLCFAHGGGSFPFWLGRADNAWHRRGDVVRGGSAFPPSHYIGRFCVDTVVFDPAALRLLVSVVGEDHVLLGSDYPYPLGERPAGQVIRKADFLTDAQREKLLSGNAHRFLGLTGPTPPA from the coding sequence ATGAACAGAGTCGTCGACGTGCACACGCACGTCGTACCCAAGGGCTGGCCGGATCTGAGCGTTGAGGCGGGCGGCACCGGCTGGCCCTGGCTGCGCCTCGACTCCGAGCGCGAAGCCATGATCATGGTGGGCGAGACCGAGTTCCGGCCGATCGGCGCGAACTGCTGGGACCCGCCCACCCGGCTGTCCGACATGGACGACGACGGCGTCGACGTCCAGGTGGTCTCGCCCACCCCGGTCTTCTTCTCATACGAGCGCCCGGCCGCCCAGGCCATCAAGGTCGCGCGCATCTTCAACGACCTGACGCTGGAGTGCGCCACGGCGGGCGGGCCGCGCCTGGTGCCGTTCTGCCAGGTGCCGCTGCAGGACCCGGACGCGGCCTGCGCGGAGCTGGACCGGTGCCTGGCCGCCGGGCACGCGGGCGTCGAGATCGGCAACCACGTCGGCGACCGCGACCTGGACGACCCGGGGATCGTGGCGTTCCTGCGGCACTGCGCCGAGGTGGGCGCGCCCGTCTTCGTGCACCCGTGGGACATGCCGGACGGGCCACGGCTGGACCGGTGGATGGCCCGCTGGTTGACCGGCATGCCCGCGGAGACCCACCTGTCCGTGCTCGCGATGATCCTCGGCGGCGTCTTCGACGAGGTGCCCGAGACGCTGCGGCTGTGTTTCGCGCACGGCGGCGGGAGCTTCCCGTTCTGGCTGGGGCGGGCCGACAACGCCTGGCACCGCCGCGGCGACGTGGTCCGCGGCGGCTCCGCCTTCCCGCCCAGCCACTACATCGGACGGTTCTGCGTGGACACCGTCGTGTTCGACCCGGCGGCCCTGCGGCTGCTGGTGTCGGTCGTGGGGGAGGACCACGTGCTGCTGGGCAGCGACTACCCGTACCCGCTGGGCGAGCGGCCGGCCGGCCAGGTCATCCGCAAGGCGGACTTCCTGACCGACGCCCAGCGCGAGAAGCTGCTGTCCGGCAACGCGCACCGCTTCCTGGGGCTCACCGGTCCGACGCCGCCAGCGTGA
- a CDS encoding SigE family RNA polymerase sigma factor, which produces MDRYEGLREFVLTRGPSLSRTAYLLTGDHQHAEDLLQQALTKTAAHWRRVLAGGNPEGYVRRVMVNERTSRWRRRRYLEVSGPAADEVLAAGPPSGPSDEAESAVRRIGLRRALAALPPRQRAVIVLRFFEDLTEAQTAELMGCSTGTVKSQTHAALNRLRALAPELLADFAPEVTP; this is translated from the coding sequence ATGGATCGGTACGAAGGGCTGCGCGAGTTCGTGCTCACCCGGGGCCCCTCGCTGTCCCGCACCGCGTACCTGCTGACCGGCGACCACCAACACGCCGAGGATCTGCTGCAGCAGGCGCTCACCAAGACGGCCGCGCACTGGCGCCGGGTCCTCGCCGGCGGCAACCCGGAGGGCTACGTCCGCCGCGTCATGGTCAACGAGCGCACCTCGCGGTGGCGCCGGCGCCGCTACCTCGAGGTCAGCGGCCCGGCCGCCGACGAGGTGCTCGCCGCCGGCCCGCCGTCAGGTCCGAGCGACGAGGCCGAGTCAGCGGTACGACGGATAGGGCTGCGCCGGGCATTGGCCGCGTTGCCGCCGCGGCAGCGCGCCGTGATCGTCCTGCGGTTCTTCGAGGATCTGACCGAGGCGCAGACCGCCGAACTCATGGGCTGCTCGACCGGCACCGTGAAGTCCCAGACCCATGCCGCCCTCAACCGGCTGCGCGCGCTCGCGCCGGAACTGCTCGCCGACTTCGCACCGGAGGTGACCCCGTGA
- a CDS encoding GYD domain-containing protein: MPKFLIKASYTLDGLRGVLKNGGSSRADAVRKTAESVGGHMDTFYFAFGDDDAFVICDLPDNKAAAAVAFTVGAAGGATTKTVVLLTPEEVDAATHQKVDYTAPGA, translated from the coding sequence ATGCCCAAATTTCTGATCAAGGCGAGCTACACCCTCGACGGGCTCCGCGGGGTGCTCAAGAACGGTGGCAGCAGCCGCGCCGACGCCGTTCGCAAGACGGCCGAGAGCGTCGGCGGCCACATGGATACGTTCTACTTCGCCTTCGGCGACGACGACGCCTTCGTGATCTGCGACCTGCCGGACAACAAGGCCGCCGCGGCGGTGGCCTTCACGGTGGGCGCCGCCGGCGGCGCCACCACCAAGACCGTAGTCCTGCTCACTCCTGAGGAGGTGGACGCCGCAACCCACCAGAAAGTCGACTACACGGCCCCGGGCGCCTAG
- a CDS encoding low temperature requirement protein A, with protein sequence MTRPVPTRRPWYRPMVARHPDQPHRVATPLELFFDLCFVVAVAQAAGALHHDVTADHIGHAVPSYLMVFFAIWWAWMNFTWFASAYDTDDDIYRLTTLVQIAGALVLAAGVPRAFKDADFTVITYGYVLMRLAMVVQWLRVARSDPERRSAALRYAGGITVVQLGWVLRLHLPDSLLTVSFVLLVLADLAVPIWAERLQKTTWHPHHIAERYGLFTIIVLGESILAASIAVQSAVDADLGDAGLLTLACAGIVVVFAMWWLYFDRPAHDLLTSFRAGILWGYGHYLIFASAAAVGAGLAVAVDHEIHVSHLGSVATGYAVAVPVTVYLVSVWLLHVWPHQRGPSTVAYPLTAVLVLVAPLTPAPLPWSPPCWPSWSRSRSWSPAAPTPPPRPPTPTPTPSIKGKRPWIDLQTTTIRP encoded by the coding sequence GTGACGCGTCCCGTACCGACCCGCCGGCCCTGGTACCGGCCGATGGTGGCCCGCCACCCCGACCAGCCGCACCGCGTGGCCACGCCGCTGGAGCTCTTCTTCGACCTGTGCTTCGTGGTCGCCGTCGCGCAGGCGGCCGGTGCGCTGCACCACGACGTCACCGCAGACCACATCGGGCACGCGGTGCCCAGCTACCTGATGGTGTTCTTCGCGATCTGGTGGGCGTGGATGAACTTCACCTGGTTCGCGTCCGCGTACGACACCGACGACGACATCTACCGGCTCACCACGCTGGTGCAGATCGCCGGCGCGCTGGTGCTGGCCGCCGGCGTTCCGCGCGCGTTCAAGGACGCCGACTTCACCGTCATCACGTACGGCTACGTGCTGATGCGGCTGGCCATGGTGGTGCAGTGGCTGCGGGTCGCCCGGTCCGACCCGGAGCGCCGGTCGGCCGCGCTGCGGTACGCCGGCGGCATTACGGTGGTGCAGCTCGGCTGGGTGCTGCGGCTCCACCTGCCGGACAGCCTGCTGACGGTCAGCTTCGTGCTGCTCGTCCTCGCCGACCTCGCCGTGCCCATCTGGGCCGAACGGCTCCAGAAGACCACCTGGCACCCGCACCACATCGCCGAGCGGTACGGCCTGTTCACCATCATCGTGCTCGGCGAGTCGATCCTGGCCGCGAGCATCGCCGTCCAGTCCGCCGTGGACGCGGACCTCGGCGACGCCGGGCTGTTGACGCTCGCCTGCGCCGGCATCGTCGTCGTGTTCGCGATGTGGTGGCTCTACTTCGATCGGCCCGCCCACGATCTGCTGACCTCGTTCCGGGCCGGCATCCTCTGGGGGTACGGCCACTACCTGATCTTCGCGTCCGCGGCCGCGGTCGGCGCCGGCCTCGCGGTCGCCGTCGACCACGAGATCCACGTGTCCCACCTGGGCTCGGTCGCCACCGGCTACGCGGTCGCGGTACCGGTCACGGTGTACCTGGTGAGCGTCTGGCTGCTGCACGTGTGGCCGCACCAGCGCGGCCCGAGCACCGTCGCGTACCCGCTGACCGCCGTCCTGGTCCTGGTGGCCCCGCTGACCCCCGCCCCGCTCCCCTGGTCGCCGCCCTGCTGGCCCTCCTGGTCGCGGTCACGGTCGTGGTCGCCCGCCGCACCCACCCCGCCCCCGCGCCCACCGACCCCGACCCCGACCCCGTCGATCAAGGGCAAACGGCCGTGGATTGATCTCCAAACCACGACCATTCGCCCTTGA
- a CDS encoding helix-turn-helix domain-containing protein: protein MVRTPLTEAERRRGRALGLALQRARGRRSAAEVALAAGISLDTLRKIERGAIATPAFFTVVALARALRLDLDTLAQVEDAAA from the coding sequence ATGGTCAGGACCCCGTTGACGGAGGCGGAACGCCGGCGCGGCCGCGCGCTCGGCCTCGCCCTGCAGCGTGCCCGCGGGCGGCGCAGCGCGGCCGAGGTGGCCCTCGCCGCCGGGATCAGCCTCGACACCCTCCGCAAGATCGAGCGCGGGGCGATCGCGACACCGGCGTTCTTCACCGTGGTGGCGCTGGCCCGCGCGCTGCGCCTAGACCTGGACACCTTGGCCCAGGTCGAGGACGCCGCCGCCTAG
- a CDS encoding SDR family NAD(P)-dependent oxidoreductase, which translates to MRNGEFDGLAAIVTGGASGIGLATAALLAARGARVACLDLEPDGLPEPLLGFAADVRDDASVRAAVAAAVDALGGLDVLVNNAGIGARGTVETNPDDEWLRVLDVNVVGMVRTTRAALPRLRASRHAAVVNTCSIAATAGLPQRALYSASKGAVQSLTLAMAADHVREGIRVNCVNPATVDTPWVRRLLEAAPDPAAELAALEARQPTGRLVSADEVAAAIAYLASPLAGATTGAVLAVDGGMQGLRMRTP; encoded by the coding sequence ATGCGGAATGGCGAGTTCGACGGCCTCGCGGCCATCGTGACCGGCGGCGCGTCCGGGATCGGGCTCGCCACGGCGGCGCTGCTCGCCGCCCGGGGCGCCCGGGTGGCCTGCCTCGATCTTGAGCCGGACGGCCTGCCCGAGCCGCTGCTGGGCTTCGCGGCGGACGTGCGCGACGACGCGTCGGTGCGGGCCGCCGTCGCCGCCGCGGTGGACGCGCTGGGCGGCCTCGACGTGCTGGTGAACAACGCCGGCATCGGCGCGCGGGGCACGGTCGAGACCAACCCGGACGACGAGTGGCTGCGGGTGCTCGACGTCAACGTGGTCGGCATGGTCCGCACCACCCGGGCCGCGCTGCCGCGCCTGCGCGCGTCCCGGCACGCCGCCGTCGTCAACACCTGCTCGATCGCGGCCACGGCCGGGCTGCCGCAGCGCGCGCTCTACAGCGCCAGCAAGGGCGCCGTGCAGTCGCTGACCCTCGCCATGGCCGCCGACCACGTCCGCGAGGGCATCCGGGTCAACTGCGTCAACCCGGCCACTGTGGACACTCCCTGGGTGCGGCGCCTGCTGGAGGCCGCGCCCGACCCGGCCGCCGAACTGGCCGCGCTGGAGGCCCGCCAGCCCACCGGGCGGCTGGTCAGCGCGGACGAGGTGGCGGCCGCCATCGCGTACCTCGCCAGCCCGCTCGCCGGCGCCACCACCGGCGCGGTGCTCGCCGTCGACGGCGGCATGCAGGGCCTGCGGATGCGCACCCCCTAA
- a CDS encoding L-rhamnose mutarotase: MERIALHTRLKPGKEIEYEEVHSTIPAELDAALRAAGVHAWRIWRDGRDLFHLVDVEDYRAMRAALRDHPANVPWQARMAELLEVEDDYSGNDSGLRLVWQLP, from the coding sequence ATGGAGCGTATCGCGCTGCACACCCGGCTCAAGCCGGGCAAGGAGATCGAGTACGAGGAGGTGCACTCCACCATTCCAGCGGAGTTGGACGCCGCCCTGCGCGCCGCGGGCGTACACGCCTGGCGGATCTGGCGGGACGGCCGGGACCTCTTCCACCTCGTCGACGTCGAGGACTACCGGGCCATGCGGGCGGCGCTGCGCGACCACCCGGCGAACGTACCGTGGCAGGCGCGGATGGCGGAGCTGCTGGAGGTCGAGGACGACTACTCCGGCAACGACTCCGGGCTGCGCCTGGTGTGGCAGCTGCCATGA
- a CDS encoding amidohydrolase family protein, producing MTVDAHHHLWRIGEGYAWLEAPALAPIRRTFGPADLDAALDGSDVDRTVLVEGGREDTGEAAVLLAYAEQTPRIAGVVAWADPADPALADTLAGYRALPGGSHLVGVRSQVQGEADPGYLDRPDVRRGLRTVAAAGLPFDLVLRADQIPAAARLAGDLPQVRFVLDHLGKPQISRKHSRERGLDGWAGALAALAAHPNVTAKLSGLVTEADWTTWTVEDLRPYVETAVELFGPDRLMYGSDWPVCLLAATYPRVRAALDAALPALTRAERAAVYGDTAIRTYDLAPYLVEQGG from the coding sequence ATGACCGTCGACGCCCACCACCACCTGTGGCGGATCGGCGAGGGCTACGCGTGGCTCGAAGCACCCGCGCTCGCCCCGATCCGGCGCACCTTCGGCCCCGCGGACCTCGACGCCGCGCTCGACGGGTCCGATGTGGACCGCACCGTCCTGGTGGAGGGCGGTCGGGAGGACACCGGTGAGGCGGCCGTGCTGCTGGCGTACGCGGAACAGACGCCGCGGATCGCGGGCGTGGTGGCGTGGGCGGACCCGGCCGACCCGGCGCTGGCCGACACCCTCGCCGGCTACCGCGCGCTGCCGGGCGGGTCGCACCTGGTCGGCGTCCGGTCTCAGGTGCAGGGCGAGGCCGATCCCGGGTACCTCGACCGGCCCGATGTGCGCCGCGGCCTGCGTACCGTGGCGGCCGCTGGACTGCCGTTCGACCTGGTGTTGCGCGCGGACCAGATCCCGGCGGCGGCCCGGCTGGCGGGCGATCTGCCGCAGGTCCGGTTCGTGCTGGACCACCTGGGCAAGCCACAGATCAGTAGGAAGCACAGTCGGGAGCGCGGCCTGGACGGCTGGGCGGGCGCGCTGGCCGCCCTCGCCGCCCACCCGAACGTCACGGCGAAGCTGTCCGGGCTGGTCACCGAGGCGGACTGGACCACGTGGACGGTCGAGGATCTGCGCCCGTACGTCGAGACCGCGGTCGAGCTGTTCGGTCCGGACCGGCTGATGTACGGCTCGGACTGGCCGGTGTGCCTGCTCGCCGCGACGTACCCCCGGGTGCGGGCTGCCCTGGACGCGGCGCTGCCCGCGTTGACGCGGGCCGAGCGGGCGGCGGTGTACGGCGACACGGCGATCCGGACGTACGATCTGGCTCCGTACCTCGTCGAACAAGGAGGCTGA
- a CDS encoding FadR/GntR family transcriptional regulator: MAVTDEAIEKIKGMIVAGDLRPGDRLPREADLAERLGLSRNSLREAVKALSLIRVLDVRQGDGTYVTSLAPGLLLDALSFVVDFHRDDTVLEFFEVRRILEPGAAALAAQRMTEADIAELRVLMDELGEAPTVDALVANDLEFHRRIAAGAGNGVLCSLIDSLSGPTTRARIWRGLTQEGAVAKTREQHAAILEAIAARQPELARSWATVHVAGVEDWLRRAL, encoded by the coding sequence GTGGCGGTCACCGACGAGGCGATCGAGAAGATCAAGGGCATGATCGTGGCCGGCGACCTGCGGCCCGGCGACCGCCTGCCCCGCGAGGCCGACCTCGCCGAACGCCTCGGCCTGTCCCGCAACTCCCTGCGCGAGGCGGTCAAGGCGCTGTCCCTGATCCGCGTCCTCGACGTGCGCCAGGGCGACGGCACGTACGTCACCAGCCTCGCCCCCGGCCTGCTGCTGGACGCGCTGAGCTTCGTGGTCGACTTCCACCGCGACGACACCGTGCTGGAGTTCTTCGAGGTACGCCGCATCCTGGAGCCGGGCGCCGCGGCGCTCGCCGCGCAGCGGATGACCGAGGCGGACATCGCGGAGCTGCGCGTCCTCATGGACGAACTGGGCGAGGCCCCCACCGTCGACGCGCTGGTGGCCAACGACCTGGAGTTCCACCGCCGGATCGCGGCGGGGGCCGGCAACGGCGTGCTCTGCTCCCTGATCGACAGCCTCTCCGGGCCGACCACCCGGGCCCGCATCTGGCGCGGCCTCACCCAGGAGGGCGCGGTGGCCAAGACCCGCGAGCAGCACGCGGCGATCCTCGAGGCCATCGCGGCGCGCCAGCCCGAGCTGGCCCGGTCCTGGGCCACGGTGCACGTGGCCGGCGTCGAAGACTGGCTCCGCCGCGCCCTTTGA
- a CDS encoding aldo/keto reductase, with translation MNTVTLGNTGERVSQLALGAMLMGTLTDEESSFEILDRYAGAGGNFIDTANCYAWWTRPGDQGGESEELLGRWFARTGKRDDVFLATKGSAWVHDPDEVRGKSWDLIARNFEGAGGDTLRRAIDDSLRRLGTDHVDLYYVHVDDRSTPLEETLGALGDIVKAGKARYIGWSNVRTWRLERIRQLADRYGLPAPVALQQQHSYLRRRAGLQHASIVDDEQMDFLRANPELTLVAYSPILKGVYDDPEKRRGHGIMEPYEGPDAEARIAVLTEVAAEVGVTPNQLVIAWLLHQDDPTMVTLIGPRTVEQYAAALPALDVKLSAEQLRRLAEAGA, from the coding sequence ATGAATACCGTGACCTTGGGAAACACCGGCGAGCGGGTCAGCCAGCTCGCCCTCGGCGCGATGCTGATGGGCACGCTCACCGACGAGGAGTCGTCGTTCGAGATCCTCGACCGGTACGCGGGCGCGGGCGGCAACTTCATCGACACCGCCAACTGCTACGCGTGGTGGACCCGGCCGGGCGACCAGGGCGGCGAGAGCGAGGAGCTGCTCGGCCGCTGGTTTGCCCGGACCGGCAAGCGGGACGACGTCTTCCTCGCCACCAAGGGCAGCGCGTGGGTGCACGACCCCGACGAGGTGCGCGGCAAGTCCTGGGACCTGATCGCCCGCAACTTCGAGGGCGCCGGCGGCGACACGCTGCGCCGGGCCATCGACGACAGCCTGCGGCGGCTCGGCACCGACCACGTCGACCTGTACTACGTCCACGTCGACGACCGGTCCACGCCGCTGGAGGAGACGCTCGGTGCGCTGGGCGACATCGTCAAGGCCGGCAAGGCGCGCTACATCGGCTGGTCCAATGTGCGCACGTGGCGCCTGGAGCGGATCCGCCAGCTCGCCGACCGGTACGGCCTGCCGGCGCCGGTGGCCCTCCAGCAGCAGCACAGCTACCTGCGCCGCCGGGCGGGGCTGCAGCACGCGTCCATCGTGGACGACGAGCAGATGGACTTCCTGCGGGCCAACCCCGAGCTGACGCTGGTCGCGTACTCGCCGATCCTCAAGGGCGTCTACGACGACCCGGAGAAGCGGCGCGGCCACGGCATCATGGAGCCGTACGAGGGGCCGGACGCCGAGGCGCGCATCGCGGTGCTGACCGAGGTGGCCGCCGAGGTCGGCGTCACCCCCAACCAGCTCGTCATCGCCTGGCTGCTGCACCAGGACGACCCGACGATGGTCACGCTCATCGGCCCCCGGACCGTCGAGCAGTACGCCGCCGCGCTGCCGGCGCTCGACGTCAAGCTGAGCGCCGAGCAGCTGCGGCGGTTGGCCGAGGCCGGAGCCTAA
- a CDS encoding PQQ-dependent sugar dehydrogenase, with translation MLRRRWAAAAVTVVVVGALLTPTGPAHADVVPLDQLTMTTTQVAFGLQRPTAIAGIDNGRLLITEKPGTIRVYDPASGLASTPVLDISARVDVSGNERGLLGVAVAADFGNTQTVYVAYTALPDGTLTLSRVRLGDAASEQVILTQPHSQFGNHNGGQVAFGSDGYLYWSLGDGGSANDPLASGQSLATLLGKIVRLDVSRSCDGRNYCVPEDNPFVGQAGARAEIWTYGLRNPWRFSFDPAGGSLWIADVGQGTTEEVNHLAANQGGANLGWSCREGLAVFNADRCVAGATYVDPVHTTRTSFDGCAVIGGYVYRGSQFASLAAGTYVHTDYCSAAVWAVRQKADGTHESARIAELDTVQPTSLGVDSNGELYLVNDLPGQLHKLSFARVVKCTVSYTTQTWGTGFLANVTVTNTSTAPINGWTLGWTYPGPQKVGSAWNATVTQNGAAVTARNANWNGTIAPGASVTFGFLGTPGGTQPPPTTFTLNGGTCS, from the coding sequence CGCTGCTGACCCCCACCGGGCCGGCCCACGCCGACGTCGTACCCCTCGATCAGCTCACGATGACCACGACGCAGGTGGCCTTCGGCCTCCAGCGCCCGACGGCCATCGCCGGCATCGACAACGGCCGCCTGCTCATAACCGAAAAGCCCGGGACCATCCGGGTGTACGACCCGGCCAGCGGCCTGGCCAGCACGCCGGTCCTCGACATCTCCGCGCGCGTCGACGTCTCCGGCAACGAGCGCGGCCTGCTCGGCGTCGCCGTGGCCGCCGACTTCGGCAATACCCAGACGGTGTACGTCGCCTACACCGCCCTGCCCGACGGCACGCTCACCCTCTCCCGCGTCCGCCTCGGCGACGCCGCCAGCGAGCAGGTCATCCTCACCCAGCCGCACAGCCAGTTCGGCAACCACAACGGCGGGCAGGTGGCCTTCGGCAGCGACGGCTACCTGTACTGGAGCCTCGGCGACGGCGGCTCGGCGAACGACCCGCTGGCCAGCGGACAGAGCCTGGCCACGCTGCTCGGCAAGATCGTGCGGCTGGACGTGAGCCGTTCCTGCGACGGGCGCAACTACTGCGTACCCGAGGACAACCCGTTCGTCGGCCAGGCCGGCGCCCGCGCGGAGATCTGGACGTACGGCCTGCGCAACCCGTGGCGGTTCTCGTTCGACCCGGCGGGCGGTTCACTGTGGATCGCCGACGTCGGCCAGGGCACCACCGAGGAGGTCAACCACCTGGCCGCGAACCAGGGCGGCGCCAACCTCGGCTGGTCCTGCCGCGAAGGGCTCGCGGTGTTCAACGCGGACCGGTGCGTGGCCGGCGCGACGTACGTCGACCCGGTGCACACCACCCGCACCTCGTTCGACGGGTGCGCGGTGATCGGCGGCTACGTGTACCGGGGTTCGCAGTTCGCCAGCCTGGCGGCGGGCACCTACGTGCACACCGACTACTGCTCGGCCGCCGTGTGGGCGGTCCGCCAGAAGGCCGACGGCACCCACGAGAGCGCCCGCATCGCGGAGCTGGACACCGTCCAGCCGACCAGCCTCGGCGTCGACTCCAACGGCGAGCTGTACCTGGTCAACGACCTGCCCGGCCAGCTGCACAAGCTGTCGTTCGCCCGGGTGGTGAAGTGCACGGTCAGCTACACCACGCAGACCTGGGGCACCGGCTTCCTGGCCAACGTCACGGTCACCAACACCAGCACCGCCCCGATCAACGGCTGGACGCTCGGCTGGACGTACCCGGGTCCGCAGAAGGTGGGCAGCGCCTGGAACGCCACGGTGACCCAGAACGGCGCGGCCGTCACCGCCCGAAACGCCAACTGGAACGGCACGATAGCGCCGGGTGCGTCCGTGACGTTCGGCTTCCTGGGTACGCCCGGCGGCACGCAGCCGCCGCCCACCACCTTCACCCTCAACGGCGGGACCTGTAGTTAG